One part of the Pandoraea faecigallinarum genome encodes these proteins:
- a CDS encoding RidA family protein: protein MAVQRFYVEKRWSDMAVHNGTVYLAGQTPDDRTQDMAGQTRQVLAHIDRLLAEANSDKSLILSCQIFISDMKYFGEMNQVWDEWVPAGNAPPRATVQALLADPAMLVEIVVVAAQRES from the coding sequence ATGGCAGTACAACGTTTTTACGTAGAGAAGCGCTGGTCGGATATGGCCGTGCATAACGGCACCGTTTATCTGGCGGGGCAGACCCCTGATGACCGCACGCAGGATATGGCCGGCCAGACGCGTCAGGTGCTGGCTCACATCGATCGTCTGCTGGCGGAAGCCAACAGCGACAAATCGCTGATCCTGTCGTGCCAGATTTTCATCTCCGACATGAAGTACTTCGGTGAAATGAACCAGGTATGGGACGAATGGGTGCCGGCTGGCAATGCGCCCCCGCGCGCCACGGTGCAGGCGTTGCTCGCCGACCCTGCCATGCTTGTTGAAATCGTGGTCGTGGCCGCTCAGCGCGAAAGCTGA
- a CDS encoding alpha/beta fold hydrolase — translation MPSCAPRLSNVQCLSPSGLHRMAYTEWGDPQNPRVLVCVHGLTRSGRDFDVLANALANDYRVVCPDVVGRGQSSWLVNPAGYVVPQYVSDMVTLIARLGVASVDWFGTSMGGLIGMGLAGLPDTPIRSLLLNDVGPRIDAPALARIGQYVGIPKRFATIEEAADYLWSISSGFGPHTREEWLMLSEPLLKADGDGYVLRYDPSIGAAFGAVSSEAIAAGEAVLWASLAAFSGRTLIVRGEHSDLLSRMTLEQMLKHAQQARAVEIPGVGHAPTFVHADQIEIARRFFEGYAD, via the coding sequence ATGCCGAGCTGCGCGCCGCGTCTGTCGAACGTTCAGTGCCTGAGTCCGTCCGGATTGCATCGGATGGCCTATACGGAGTGGGGCGACCCGCAGAACCCGCGCGTGCTGGTGTGCGTTCACGGGCTTACGCGAAGCGGGCGCGATTTTGACGTGCTGGCGAATGCGCTCGCAAACGACTACCGTGTCGTGTGTCCGGACGTCGTCGGGCGTGGGCAATCGTCATGGCTCGTTAATCCGGCCGGCTATGTCGTGCCGCAGTATGTCTCCGACATGGTGACGCTCATCGCCCGTCTCGGTGTGGCGAGCGTCGACTGGTTCGGCACGTCGATGGGGGGACTCATCGGCATGGGCCTTGCGGGGCTGCCGGATACGCCGATTCGTAGCCTGCTGCTCAACGATGTCGGACCGCGTATCGACGCACCGGCACTCGCTCGCATCGGTCAATATGTCGGCATTCCGAAGCGTTTTGCGACGATAGAGGAAGCCGCGGATTATCTCTGGTCGATCTCGTCGGGGTTCGGGCCGCATACGCGAGAGGAATGGCTGATGCTCAGCGAGCCGCTGCTCAAGGCCGATGGCGACGGCTATGTGCTGCGCTACGATCCGTCCATCGGTGCGGCGTTCGGCGCGGTGTCGTCGGAGGCGATTGCGGCCGGCGAAGCGGTGCTTTGGGCATCGCTCGCGGCATTTTCCGGACGCACGCTGATCGTGCGAGGCGAGCATTCGGATTTGCTCTCGCGCATGACACTCGAACAAATGTTGAAGCACGCGCAACAAGCGCGGGCCGTTGAAATTCCCGGCGTGGGGCACGCGCCGACGTTCGTGCATGCCGATCAGATCGAGATCGCACGCCGGTTTTTTGAGGGATACGCCGACTGA